In one Nitrospirota bacterium genomic region, the following are encoded:
- a CDS encoding class I SAM-dependent methyltransferase, with protein sequence MRSKQDFDNEKVVKISNKIYSETALKYGPDSNAVRYGDQQSQYLRFAEIVRYIDMEGNGKHVLDVGCGNAELYKFLNFMGFRGRYTGYDINKHLLNIAKKRFKNIDVSLVDLMEQRPKKHFNYVVASGLFGLNIGQNMEWTFSLIKRMYDLCTEKTVFNMISSHVNFKEHDMFYVDPGEVLKFCIEKLSRRVALVHHNIPYNFTVVISKGAEWKSIA encoded by the coding sequence ATGCGGTCGAAGCAAGATTTCGATAACGAAAAGGTAGTAAAAATTTCGAATAAAATTTATAGCGAAACGGCGCTCAAATACGGGCCGGACAGTAATGCGGTGAGGTATGGTGATCAGCAATCGCAATACCTCAGGTTTGCAGAAATCGTCAGGTATATAGATATGGAGGGAAATGGCAAACACGTATTGGATGTCGGCTGCGGCAACGCTGAATTATACAAGTTCCTTAATTTTATGGGCTTTCGCGGGCGGTATACCGGCTACGATATCAATAAGCATCTGCTGAATATCGCAAAAAAGAGATTTAAGAATATAGATGTCTCCTTGGTTGATCTCATGGAGCAAAGGCCGAAAAAACATTTCAATTACGTTGTGGCAAGCGGGCTGTTCGGTTTAAATATCGGACAAAATATGGAGTGGACATTTTCGCTTATCAAGAGAATGTATGACTTATGCACAGAAAAAACAGTTTTTAACATGATTTCCAGTCATGTAAATTTTAAAGAGCACGATATGTTTTATGTCGATCCCGGAGAAGTCTTGAAATTCTGCATAGAGAAGTTATCCAGAAGAGTAGCCTTGGTACACCATAATATTCCCTATAATTTTACTGTAGTCATTTCAAAGGGCGCTGAATGGAAATCAATAGCCTAA
- a CDS encoding GNAT family N-acetyltransferase, which yields MDRSPQGTVFLKTDFIKSLSIGYKMHVVYKGDKPVAGCVVLLDEKGSAARSPYSFVPYQGFFFIADDNEEAVLNHKAIFNQFKITEYFIEYLLDTYGRLSQTHFGLEDYRPFLWYNYHSPEKGLFMLNLSYTTVLDIQKYATLEEYLRSTSTLRRREHNKAQKGGVELRELKHDDLNVLFDLHIQTFKRQGLDVSSGEQLLVRSIASSALKKGYGRLTAAFMNGVPVSAILYLLDKKRGYYLIGANDPAFRDTSASTLLFVENIWRCKIDGLKEVDFVGCNSPQRGDYKLSFNGRLVPCFETHFNIS from the coding sequence GTGGACCGGTCACCGCAAGGAACGGTATTTTTGAAGACAGATTTTATCAAATCGCTGAGTATCGGCTATAAGATGCATGTCGTATACAAAGGCGATAAGCCGGTGGCCGGCTGTGTGGTTCTGCTCGATGAGAAGGGCTCTGCGGCGCGCTCTCCCTATTCATTTGTACCCTACCAGGGATTCTTTTTTATTGCCGATGACAATGAGGAGGCAGTGCTAAATCATAAGGCAATCTTCAATCAGTTTAAGATCACGGAATACTTTATTGAATACCTGCTCGATACCTACGGGAGGCTGTCCCAAACTCATTTCGGGCTTGAGGATTACAGGCCTTTCTTATGGTATAATTACCATTCTCCCGAAAAGGGACTTTTTATGCTGAACCTGAGTTATACAACCGTGCTGGATATTCAAAAATATGCGACATTGGAGGAATACTTGCGTTCAACAAGCACGCTGAGGCGACGTGAGCATAACAAGGCACAGAAAGGCGGGGTCGAACTGCGAGAATTAAAGCACGATGACCTTAACGTGCTCTTTGATCTGCATATACAGACATTTAAACGGCAAGGGCTCGACGTGTCGTCTGGTGAGCAATTACTGGTGCGCTCAATCGCCAGTTCGGCACTGAAGAAAGGCTATGGTCGTCTTACCGCAGCGTTCATGAACGGAGTTCCCGTGTCAGCTATATTGTACCTGCTGGACAAAAAAAGGGGCTATTATCTGATCGGGGCCAATGATCCCGCCTTCAGAGATACGTCTGCATCAACGTTGCTGTTTGTTGAAAATATATGGAGATGTAAAATTGATGGCCTGAAGGAAGTAGATTTTGTGGGGTGTAATTCTCCTCAGCGAGGAGATTACAAGCTGAGTTTTAACGGCCGACTGGTGCCCTGCTTTGAAACACACTTCAATATATCGTAG
- a CDS encoding oligosaccharide flippase family protein: MSWEKYFSFNASLRSFIKNGGTYMFFSVVNRAIPFVLLPVLTKYLRPDEFGVIAVFTVIMSVATPIIGLCSNSVLWQKYFKLNNEERVYFINDSYKIMAGMFVIVTLIAVTAYPWIEAWIRIPLFWVEVALVCGLMSMSATLTSTIFQLRKQAVKFGVLQSSSVVTNLLLSILFVVYFKLSWQGRLLAILLSSFIIFVYAVHVNYKNNDISLQKMRRSPQLFTIMSLGGALIPTTVSGWALSMSDRIFLTRLTSLDAVGIYSIGIMIGQIVDVILNSFHQSYQPVFFEAVSQNTFEKRIRIVQVIYLFIIFSLLVALIISLLSPLILRVMVDKRYAEAQSIVAWIAFSNAFWSIGALFYNLILSAEKNGVASLVSYATIIINLAANYLFITAYGMRGAAIGSMVSSASFMLLFAFASLRYHRMPWLDTKVLKWSL, translated from the coding sequence ATGAGTTGGGAGAAATACTTTTCTTTTAACGCATCGCTGCGCTCCTTTATTAAAAACGGGGGCACATATATGTTCTTTTCTGTCGTTAATCGGGCAATTCCATTCGTATTGCTCCCCGTTTTAACAAAATATCTCAGACCAGACGAGTTCGGTGTTATAGCTGTTTTTACGGTGATCATGTCGGTCGCGACCCCGATTATAGGGCTTTGCAGCAATTCTGTCCTATGGCAAAAATACTTTAAACTCAACAATGAGGAACGAGTGTATTTCATCAATGATTCATATAAAATCATGGCGGGAATGTTTGTGATCGTAACGCTGATCGCAGTGACTGCTTATCCGTGGATCGAGGCATGGATAAGGATACCGCTCTTCTGGGTAGAAGTAGCACTTGTGTGCGGATTAATGAGCATGTCGGCTACCTTGACGAGCACAATCTTCCAGTTGAGAAAACAAGCGGTCAAATTCGGAGTCCTTCAGTCATCGAGTGTCGTGACGAATCTCCTGCTTTCCATTCTTTTTGTGGTGTATTTTAAACTGTCCTGGCAAGGGAGGTTACTGGCGATACTCCTGTCAAGCTTTATTATCTTTGTATATGCCGTCCACGTCAACTATAAAAATAATGACATATCATTGCAAAAAATGAGGCGTTCTCCTCAGCTATTTACTATAATGAGCCTGGGGGGAGCGCTCATTCCAACAACTGTGTCCGGTTGGGCTCTTTCGATGAGCGATAGAATTTTCCTAACGCGGCTTACCTCTCTCGATGCTGTGGGAATATATTCAATTGGCATCATGATCGGCCAGATCGTGGATGTCATTCTGAATTCATTTCATCAATCATATCAGCCCGTATTTTTTGAGGCCGTATCCCAAAATACATTTGAAAAAAGAATCCGCATTGTGCAGGTAATTTACTTGTTCATAATCTTTTCTTTGCTTGTTGCTCTCATCATCTCTTTGCTCTCTCCGTTAATTCTTCGCGTTATGGTTGACAAGAGGTATGCGGAGGCGCAGAGTATCGTGGCCTGGATAGCATTTTCAAACGCCTTTTGGTCTATCGGTGCGCTCTTTTACAATCTCATCCTGTCCGCGGAGAAGAACGGTGTTGCCTCACTTGTGAGCTACGCGACCATTATCATCAATCTGGCTGCTAATTACCTCTTTATAACAGCCTACGGAATGAGAGGTGCGGCAATCGGCAGTATGGTCTCATCAGCATCGTTTATGCTGCTGTTTGCATTTGCCTCATTAAGGTATCATCGTATGCCGTGGCTTGATACAAAAGTACTGAAGTGGAGCCTGTAA
- a CDS encoding nitroreductase family protein, whose amino-acid sequence MIKDILKKLLPVKVIAELRTVRSILSVLHNYWYDASRCIKYSLPPHLPETCEQLEARIIAHYHVIEKGLSLKEPRLMFGKDIIESLFLLLRCYKNKGYDQNRFAFQTAVSVLWEYIRFHEKHNCELKEMRERLQEASANLCQGSGGALAMVRKEVLHNCSVDFDSFARSRYSIRNFSDEDVPVELIYRAVAIAQKAPSSCNRQPVKVYIIRDERVKAEVLNLQTGNRGFGYLAKNLLIVTADLHAFNGVHERNQSFIDGGMFAMSLLYALHHVGLASCALNWGVTKEKDVIIRRIVGISSSENIVLIIAVGHYPELFSVAVSSRKNLEEIVIVR is encoded by the coding sequence ATGATTAAGGACATTTTAAAGAAGCTGTTGCCGGTCAAAGTAATTGCTGAGCTAAGAACGGTGCGATCAATTTTATCGGTGTTGCATAATTACTGGTATGATGCTTCACGATGCATTAAGTATTCGCTGCCCCCGCACCTCCCCGAGACCTGCGAGCAGCTGGAGGCGAGAATAATAGCCCATTATCACGTCATCGAGAAAGGCCTGTCATTAAAAGAGCCTCGACTTATGTTCGGGAAAGATATAATCGAATCGTTATTTCTCCTGCTCCGCTGCTATAAAAACAAAGGATATGATCAAAATAGATTCGCCTTCCAGACCGCCGTTTCAGTCCTGTGGGAGTATATACGTTTTCATGAGAAGCATAACTGTGAACTTAAGGAGATGAGGGAGCGATTGCAGGAAGCCTCAGCGAATCTTTGTCAAGGGAGCGGCGGAGCTCTTGCAATGGTGCGAAAGGAAGTGTTGCATAACTGCAGCGTAGACTTTGATAGCTTTGCGAGAAGCAGGTACAGTATCAGAAATTTCAGCGACGAGGATGTTCCCGTTGAATTGATATATCGTGCTGTAGCAATTGCCCAAAAAGCGCCGTCATCATGCAACAGACAGCCAGTAAAGGTATATATTATTAGAGATGAGCGCGTTAAAGCCGAAGTGCTCAATTTGCAGACCGGAAACAGAGGATTCGGATATTTGGCAAAAAATCTCCTCATAGTAACTGCCGATCTGCATGCATTCAACGGGGTTCACGAAAGGAATCAATCCTTTATAGACGGCGGCATGTTTGCCATGTCGCTTCTTTATGCGCTCCATCATGTCGGACTCGCATCATGTGCGCTCAACTGGGGGGTGACCAAAGAGAAGGATGTAATCATAAGGAGAATAGTGGGAATTAGTTCCTCAGAAAACATCGTTTTAATAATTGCAGTAGGTCATTATCCAGAACTGTTCTCTGTTGCCGTATCATCCCGGAAAAACCTGGAAGAAATTGTAATTGTTAGGTGA